ACCAAGCCGTCCGACCTCGAGGGGAAGAAGATCGGCTCGCCCGAGGCCAATGCCTCGCGGGTCATCTTTCCGGCCTTCGCCAACATCAACAAGTTCGACAACAAGAAGGTCACCTGGGTCAACATGACGGTGCCCGCCACCACGCCGAGTCTCCTGGCCGGACGCGTGGACGCCATCCTGATATTCTACACCGAGAAGCCGACGGTGGACGCGGCCTCCAAGAAGGTCGGCAAAGAGCCGCTGTACATGCTCTATGCCGACCACGGCATGGCCACCTACGGCAACGGGCTGCTGGTGTCCGAGAAGACCCTCAAGAACAAGCCGGACTTGGTGAAGCGCTTCCTGGACGCCACCTACAAGGGCATCGCCTGGTCGGTGGAGAATCCGCAGAAGGCCGTGGACATCTTCATCAAGCACAACCCCGCCATCAGCCCGGATCTGGCGCGGAAGCACTTCGACATCGCCGTGGACTCGTTGCTGTCCGAGAATGCCCTGAAGGAAGGCATCGGCCACATGACGAAGGAACGCATGGTGTTCACAAACGACCTGATCACCAAGCACATGCAGCTTCCGAAGAAGACCGCGGTGGATGCGGTGTACACCAACGAGTACCTGCCGAAGCTCTTCCCGAAGCGGGCCAAGTAGCTTCAAACCGGGCCGACCGCACCTGCCCAGGTAGTGGATCGACGAGGAGGGGGAGTCCGCCGCGCACGCGGACTCCCCCTTGCACCGTTCCGCCCGTCGATGGAAGGACATGAAAATGAGCGAACAGTTCGTCAGCAACCAGGAGCTTATCGTACAGGCGCGGCGCAACCTGCCCCAGCCCGTGTGGGATTACCTGAGCGGCGGCAGCGAGTCGGAGACCACCATGCGCCGCAACCGGCTGGCCCTGGATTCGCTGGCCTTCCGCCCGCGTGTGCTGGTGGACGTCTCCGAGGTGGACACCTCCACCACCGTGCTCGGCCACAAGCTGCGCATTCCGGTCATGCTGGCGCCCATCGGATCGCTCCAACAGATCACGCCGGAGGGTGCCGTGGCCGCCGCCAAGGCCGCCAACGAGTTCGGCACCGTCAACTTCGTCAGCTCCGTGACCCAGCCCGAACTTGAGGAGACCGCGGCCGCAACCCCGTCGGACAAGATTTTCCAGCTCTACATCCGCGGCGGTCTGGACTGGGTCGAGGGGATACTGGTACGGGTCAAGCAGTCCGGCTACAAGGCGCTGTGCCTGACCGTGGATTCGGCCCACTACAGCAACCGGGAGCGGCAGATGATGAACCGCTGGCTGCCGCCCAGCAAGCGGCGGGAGGCGGCCAACCAGGACCGCCTGTGGCAGGCCAAGCTCACATGGGACACCATGGACGCCATCAAGGAGATCGGCGGCATGCCGTTCATCCTCAAGGGCGTGGCCACCGCCGAGGATGCCGCCATGGCCGTGGAGCACGGCGTGGACGTCATCTACATCTCCAACCACGGCGGGCGCCAGCTCGACCACGGGCAGGGCACCATGGACACGCTCCCGGAGATCGTACAGGCCGTGGGCGGCAAGGCCGAGATCGTCATCGACGGCGGCTTTCTGCGGGGCACGGACGTGCTCAAGGCGGTGGCGCTGGGCGCCAAGGCCGTGACCATCGGCAAGCTCCAGGGCTGGGCCCTGGGCGCGGGCGGTTACGAGGGTCTCGTGCGTGCGCTGCAACTCCTGGAGAACGAGATCGTCATCGCCATGGGCCTTATCGGCGTCACCCGGATCGACCAACTCGGCCCGGGCCACGTGTGCAAGGCGCCCCCCGCCGCGCTGCCGCACGAGATGAGCACTTTCGTCAACCTGCCGCACCGGCTGCTCTAGCCGGGGTCGTAGAAGCTAGGCCTTCGGTCTCGCGGTGCCACGCAGCACCGAGCACACCACCCCCACGAGGCCGATGCCCGTGGCGACGAGGAACGTGTCCTGAAGCGCGGCCACGAAGTGGGCCGTGTCCTCGGCCGCGGGCAGCGCGTCGGCGATACCGGTGTGCATGCGGAAGGCCAGGGTCATGAGGAAGTTTCCCACCGTGATCCCGAAAACGTTTCCGAGCCCGAACATGGTGTAGAGCGTGCCCGTGGCCACGCCCCGGTGCTCCAGCGGCACGGAGGAAATCAGCGCCGTATGGTTGGCGGGGAAGAAGAGGGCGGTGCCCAGTCCCCCCAGCGCCAGCACCAGGGTCGGCAGCACCCAGTGGGAATCCGGCTCGAAGTAGACCCCCAACACACAAGACAGTGCGAAGAGCACCGCTCCGGCGGTGGCGGGGATGCGTGGCCCCAGCTTGTCGGAAATGACGCCGCCCACCGGCGACAGCGTGGTGGCGAAGACCGGTGCGCTGAGGAACAGGATGCCCATGAACGACGGACTCAACCGCAGCACGTCCTGGAGATAGAACGGCAGCAGGTACACGGTGAGGGTCATGACGACGGAGACCAGCAGCAGCGTCACCGTGCTGAAGGCGAACATGCGGATGCGGAACAGCGACAGGCTCAGGATCGGGCTCGGGGCGCGGCTCTCGCGCCACAGGAAGCCCGCGCCCAGCGCGGCGAAACCGGCCACCGCGGCGACGCGTCCCGCCGGCGTGAGCCACTCCATGAACTGGCGGTCGAGGATGCCCATGAGCGCCAGGGTGGTGCTCACCAGGAGAACGGCCCCGAGATAGTCGATGGCCGGGCGTTCGCCGCGCGGCGCGCCCGCGTCGGGGTTGTCCCGGCGCCGCTGGTACGTGAAACCCAGGGCGGCGGCGGCGATGCCCAGGGGCACCAGGAAGAAGAAGGCGGCGCGCCAGTGCACGTACTCGATGATGAACCCGCCCAGCCCCGGACCGAGCAGAAAGCCCCCGTGGTGCGCCGTGGTCATGAGGCCCTGGGCACGGCCCCGGGTTTCCTCGGAGGACGCGTCCATGGCCAGGGCGCGTCCCTGGGCCTGGATCATGGCGGCGCCGATGCCCTGAATAGCGCGATAGACGATGAGCTGGGCGATATCCCCGGAAAGCCCGCACAGGAACGAGCTTGCGGTGAACAGCACGATGCCCCAGATGTAGACGCTCAGGCGTCCGTACACGTCGCCCACGCGCCCGAACACCAGCGACAGGGCCGCGGTGGCGAGTTGGTACGAGATGAACGCCCAGGAGATGCCGATCATGTCGGTATGAAGGCCCGTGGCGACGGACGGCAGCGAGATGGCGAAGATGCGGCTGGCGGTGCCGGTGGTGAAGGTGACCAGCAGGGCGGTGCCCAGCAGCAAGGCGTTGGCGCGTGATGTCATCTTGAATCGGAGGCAAGTGGTAAAGTAAGAAGTTAGGTAGCAGATCAAGGGATGCCACGGTAGGAGCTTGGGGTGGCGGTCTCTTGAGACTGCCGGTCATCGAGCCTTTGAGAGAATCGGAATGAGGAAGAGGTTACCTGCCGCGGGGTTTCTGCCCCGGTTCCTGGTCGCGTGCGCGGCCGTGGCGGGGTTTGCCGCGCTGCCGGCCTTGAGCCAGACGCTCCCCGGGGCCGACCCTCCTCGGGCGACGGACCCTTCCGGCGCCAGCGAGCTTCCACGGGTGCCGGCGCCGCCGCAAGCGACGGCACCCCCTCGGACCACCGCAACGACCCCGACAGACGCCCCCGCGCCGGCAGCCGAACCGCGCCCGCGCTCCGCTCCGGACGCTTTGGTGAACCTCGACCTCGACGAGGCCATGGTGGATGACCGTATCGGTTTCATCGAGCGGCGCCTCACGGAAAGCCGGTCGCGGGTCGCGAGCCTCCTCAACACCATCGAGCTTGGGGTGTTGAAGGTCCAGAAGAAGACCCTCGCCTTCCGCCGGGAGCTGGAGAGCCTGCGCGCCGAACTCGCGGAGCAGGAACGGCTCACCGCCCAGGACATGCGCAACAAGGAGCGGCTCGTGGACCTGGTGGAACGGTACGGCGCGGGCGACTGGGTGGCGCGCCACATCAAGGTGGAGCTCGAAAGGTTCCGCCATCGGGGACAACGTGCCGCCGCCGCGCCCACCGACGAGGAGTCGTTGCGCATGCGGCTCCGGGAGTACCGGCAGGCGCTGTTCGAGCTGGGCACGCTGCTGTTCCGCGTGGACGCCGACGCCCGGGACTATGCCCGCGCCCTGGCCGCCGAGAAGCCGTCCGCGCGCGAGAGCGCGGAGCTGGACAGGATACTCGGAGAGCGCAAGGCCGCGCTCCAGGCCCAGGAGCGGGTGCTCGATGCCCTGGCCGAGTTCGCCGCCCGCTTGGCGGACCTCTCGCGTGCGCGCGAAGGCGAGCTCGAGAGCCTCTACACGTTGGTCCTGGACAGGATGCTGTGGCTCCGAAACCGGGAGCCCCTGGGCCTGTTTCCGCCCAACTGGGCGCTTCTCGGGCAGGCCGTCGACGGCGCCGTGGGGCTGTCCGCACGCGTCTACGGGCTGTTCCAACTGGAGCGGCGGATGGCCCACGGCCGCTTCTCGTCGTCGTGGTGGCCGTGGGCCACGGCCGTGCTGGTCTTCGGCCTGGTGCCGTGGCTCGCGCTGAGAGCCGGACGGTTTCTGCGGGCGCGGTTGGCCG
The window above is part of the Deltaproteobacteria bacterium genome. Proteins encoded here:
- a CDS encoding MFS transporter, whose product is MTSRANALLLGTALLVTFTTGTASRIFAISLPSVATGLHTDMIGISWAFISYQLATAALSLVFGRVGDVYGRLSVYIWGIVLFTASSFLCGLSGDIAQLIVYRAIQGIGAAMIQAQGRALAMDASSEETRGRAQGLMTTAHHGGFLLGPGLGGFIIEYVHWRAAFFFLVPLGIAAAALGFTYQRRRDNPDAGAPRGERPAIDYLGAVLLVSTTLALMGILDRQFMEWLTPAGRVAAVAGFAALGAGFLWRESRAPSPILSLSLFRIRMFAFSTVTLLLVSVVMTLTVYLLPFYLQDVLRLSPSFMGILFLSAPVFATTLSPVGGVISDKLGPRIPATAGAVLFALSCVLGVYFEPDSHWVLPTLVLALGGLGTALFFPANHTALISSVPLEHRGVATGTLYTMFGLGNVFGITVGNFLMTLAFRMHTGIADALPAAEDTAHFVAALQDTFLVATGIGLVGVVCSVLRGTARPKA
- a CDS encoding alpha-hydroxy acid oxidase gives rise to the protein MSEQFVSNQELIVQARRNLPQPVWDYLSGGSESETTMRRNRLALDSLAFRPRVLVDVSEVDTSTTVLGHKLRIPVMLAPIGSLQQITPEGAVAAAKAANEFGTVNFVSSVTQPELEETAAATPSDKIFQLYIRGGLDWVEGILVRVKQSGYKALCLTVDSAHYSNRERQMMNRWLPPSKRREAANQDRLWQAKLTWDTMDAIKEIGGMPFILKGVATAEDAAMAVEHGVDVIYISNHGGRQLDHGQGTMDTLPEIVQAVGGKAEIVIDGGFLRGTDVLKAVALGAKAVTIGKLQGWALGAGGYEGLVRALQLLENEIVIAMGLIGVTRIDQLGPGHVCKAPPAALPHEMSTFVNLPHRLL
- a CDS encoding ABC transporter substrate-binding protein, which produces TKPSDLEGKKIGSPEANASRVIFPAFANINKFDNKKVTWVNMTVPATTPSLLAGRVDAILIFYTEKPTVDAASKKVGKEPLYMLYADHGMATYGNGLLVSEKTLKNKPDLVKRFLDATYKGIAWSVENPQKAVDIFIKHNPAISPDLARKHFDIAVDSLLSENALKEGIGHMTKERMVFTNDLITKHMQLPKKTAVDAVYTNEYLPKLFPKRAK